A section of the Euwallacea similis isolate ESF13 chromosome 9, ESF131.1, whole genome shotgun sequence genome encodes:
- the LOC136411102 gene encoding breast cancer anti-estrogen resistance protein 3 homolog isoform X4 yields MTIGQSMGKCLSWSKFGSLPRRKSGRLAKETKDVTSSPKTKHKDIKQWLKDLDLEQYAPQFEKYQGVENLLEVSEWQLKELGIKKSSHRATIISSLTLLRAKYHENVPKKAMLRHSVAVEPRRKIGREDTLTDLRIVSDAIQSKSLSNLINMDTSADPNANAADLRKALEWELSLDSRDLRSHAWYHGAIPRARAEDIVKEDGCFLIRDCTSQPGNYVLTCRTKGHPLHFVINKMFLQPDTVYERIQYQFEDEAFDTIQDLITFYVGSGKPITVVSEARIQTPVNRMYPLSFYASKYPTPLPSRLSSPATTPVGGMQYRHGPLQGSRPSCSPTRRDGAPRLPSKKQRSHSLTPAEANRMSQEKCNSADGVIQSPLMTRSVGAESGKFSTHSLPRTTHNTRLTLSSSANTLGRHCRITSDPTLSPCAERRCTTDDSGIESPPPKPSRLPILPRTDSIESATLGYPPSLQRVTSYHASGSDSGNGSGDSALSSAAGDPLDLPPKGVVIKNPRYNMATSESSTTLKNFVQMDYLEIEEKLMELPEVRSMDFGSRFDLENFQTLLLPANENKPLDGQALRSIKMTLAESGSRILANHLTRTDLDLVFGKYEGDSYQTRLCGGVELCALAHGTRFRTDLIERTECLKLLVAVSILTCADDLERTETLNKWIEVANDTKTALGNLYGFCGIMLGLCLPQAQKLDTTWHMLRQKYTDSAFNFEAKLRPTLKHMNSCSNPQAPNTTIPHLLPLILILERDLPDFLNPVNQSQLANSCLNQWELNTQDFGLTTLLNHLQTARKYTEMQQMYQRNAEIVLGEARMEELTLDMFKTEFHLKFLWGSRGCFANASERHAKFEQILSLMTEKCCNVKNNSEV; encoded by the exons gTCTTTCTTGGTCCAAATTCGGCTCGCTACCCCGTCGGAAATCCGGTCGTTTGGCTAAAGAAACCAAGGATGTCACTTCCAGTCCCAAAACGAAACACAAAGACATCAAACAATGGCTCAAAGATCTGGATCTGGAGCAGTATGCACCGCAGTTCGAGAAATACCAGGGAGTTGAAAATCTCTTGGAAGTTTCAGAATGGCAGCTTAAAGAGTTGGGGATCAAAAAGTCTTCTCATAGGGCGACCATTATTAGCAGTTTAACGTTGCTCAGGGCGAAATATCACG AAAATGTTCCGAAGAAAGCGATGCTTAGACATAGTGTCGCTGTGGAGCCGAGGAGGAAAATTGGGAGAGAGGACACCCT AACCGACTTGAGGATCGTCAGTGACGCGATCCAAAGCAAAAGCCTTAGCAATCTAATTAACATG GATACGTCGGCTGATCCCAATGCAAACGCCGCCGACCTCCGGAAGGCTCTCGAATGGGAACTATCTCTGGATAGCCGGGATCTGCGGTCACATGCTTGGTACCATGGAGCTATCCCTCGGGCTAGAGCTGAGGACATAGTGAAGGAAGACGGATGTTTCTTG ATCCGAGATTGCACCTCGCAGCCTGGAAACTACGTTTTGACTTGCCGCACCAAAGGCCATCCCTTGCATTTTGTTATAAACAAGATGTTTCTGCAACCTGATACAGTCTACGAACGCATTCAATATCAATTTGAAGACGAAGCATTCGACACTATACAGGACTTAATAACTTTCTACGTCG GCTCAGGAAAACCCATAACCGTAGTGTCAGAAGCCCGTATTCAAACTCCGGTTAACCGAATGTATCCCCTTTCATTCTACGCGAGTAAATATCCCACTCCCCTTCCCAGTCGACTGTCCTCCCCTGCAACAACCCCAGTTGGAGGTATGCAGTACCGACACGGCCCTTTGCAAGGTTCTCGGCCTAGCTGCTCGCCTACGAGGAGAGACGGAGCTCCAAG GCTGCCTTCAAAGAAACAACGCTCGCATTCTTTGACTCCTGCAGAGGCCAATCGCATGTCACAGGAGAAATGTAATAGTGCCGATGGAGTGATTCAGTCTCCTTTGATGACGAGGTCGGTGGGGGCGGAAAGTGGGAAGTTCTCCACACACTCTTTACCTCGTACTACGCATAATACAAGACTAACCTTGTCAAGTAGTGCTAACACTTTAGGCAGACACTGTAG GATAACTAGTGATCCAACTTTGTCTCCATGTGCAGAACGGCGGTGCACAACTGATGACTCGGGAATCGAGTCTCCACCTCCTAAACCCTCTCGACTGCCAATTCTCCCTCGCACCGACTCTATAGAGTCAGCAACACTGGGTTATCCCCCTAGTTTGCAAAGGGTCACCTCATACCATGCGAGCGGTTCTGATTCGGGCAACGGATCAGGGGATTCAGCTCTAAGCTCAGCTGCAGGAGACCCCTTAGACCTCCCACCCAAAGGCGTGGTGATTAAAAACCCTCGTTACAACATGGCAACCTCCGAGTCTTCGACAACACTGAAGAACTTCGTTCAAATGGATTATTTGGAGATCGAAGAGAAGTTGATGGAGCTTCCAGAAGTGCGATCCATGGATTTTGGTAGTAGATTTGATTTGGAGAATTTCCAAACGCTGCTTCTACCGGCCAATGAGAATAAACCTTTAGACGGACAGGCGCTGCGCAGTATCAAGATGACTTTAGCGGAATCGGGGTCTCGAATTTTGGCCAATCACCTTACGAGGACAGATTTAGATTTGGTGTTCGGAAAATATGAGGGCGACAGCTATCAGACGAGACTATGTGGAGGAGTGGAGCTTTGTGCGTTGGCCCACGGGACCCGGTTTAGGACGGATTTAATTGAAAG GACCGAATGTTTGAAGCTTTTAGTGGCAGTTAGCATTCTGACTTGTGCAGATGACTTAGAGCGAACAGAAACATTGAATAAATGGATAGAAGTGGCAAATGATACGAAAACTGCCCTGGGGAACCTCTATGGTTTCTGTGGGATCATGTTGGGCCTGTGTTTACCACAGGCAC AAAAACTGGACACGACGTGGCACATGCTGCGCCAAAAATACACCGATTCTGCCTTTAATTTCGAGGCTAAATTGCGGCCCACCTTGAAACATATGAACAGTTGCTCAAATCCCCAAGCCCCAAACACAACAATCCCCCATTTATTACCGTTGATTCTCATCCTTGAGCGGGATCTGCCAGACTTCCTTAATCCCGTGAATCAGAGCCAACTAGCCAACAGTTGCTTGAACCAATGGGAATTAAATACACAAGATTTTGGCCTGACTACACTTCTCAACCACTTGCAAACGGCCAGGAAGTACACCGAGATGCAACAGATGTACCAGAGGAATGCGGAAATTGTCCTGGGGGAAGCTCGAATGGAAGAACTGACTTTGGACATGTTCAAAACCGAATTTCACTTGAAATTCTTGTGGGGGAGCAGAGGATGTTTCGCGAATGCTTCAGAAAGACATGCGAAGTTCGAGCAGATTCTTTCATTGATGACGGAGAAGTGTTGTAATGTTAAAAACAACAGTGAAGTGTAG
- the LOC136411102 gene encoding breast cancer anti-estrogen resistance protein 3 homolog isoform X1 produces the protein MNIFLCRREGDNQRTTGIGPQLKKAVLTQGLSWSKFGSLPRRKSGRLAKETKDVTSSPKTKHKDIKQWLKDLDLEQYAPQFEKYQGVENLLEVSEWQLKELGIKKSSHRATIISSLTLLRAKYHENVPKKAMLRHSVAVEPRRKIGREDTLTDLRIVSDAIQSKSLSNLINMDTSADPNANAADLRKALEWELSLDSRDLRSHAWYHGAIPRARAEDIVKEDGCFLIRDCTSQPGNYVLTCRTKGHPLHFVINKMFLQPDTVYERIQYQFEDEAFDTIQDLITFYVGSGKPITVVSEARIQTPVNRMYPLSFYASKYPTPLPSRLSSPATTPVGGMQYRHGPLQGSRPSCSPTRRDGAPRLPSKKQRSHSLTPAEANRMSQEKCNSADGVIQSPLMTRSVGAESGKFSTHSLPRTTHNTRLTLSSSANTLGRHCRITSDPTLSPCAERRCTTDDSGIESPPPKPSRLPILPRTDSIESATLGYPPSLQRVTSYHASGSDSGNGSGDSALSSAAGDPLDLPPKGVVIKNPRYNMATSESSTTLKNFVQMDYLEIEEKLMELPEVRSMDFGSRFDLENFQTLLLPANENKPLDGQALRSIKMTLAESGSRILANHLTRTDLDLVFGKYEGDSYQTRLCGGVELCALAHGTRFRTDLIERTECLKLLVAVSILTCADDLERTETLNKWIEVANDTKTALGNLYGFCGIMLGLCLPQAQKLDTTWHMLRQKYTDSAFNFEAKLRPTLKHMNSCSNPQAPNTTIPHLLPLILILERDLPDFLNPVNQSQLANSCLNQWELNTQDFGLTTLLNHLQTARKYTEMQQMYQRNAEIVLGEARMEELTLDMFKTEFHLKFLWGSRGCFANASERHAKFEQILSLMTEKCCNVKNNSEV, from the exons gTCTTTCTTGGTCCAAATTCGGCTCGCTACCCCGTCGGAAATCCGGTCGTTTGGCTAAAGAAACCAAGGATGTCACTTCCAGTCCCAAAACGAAACACAAAGACATCAAACAATGGCTCAAAGATCTGGATCTGGAGCAGTATGCACCGCAGTTCGAGAAATACCAGGGAGTTGAAAATCTCTTGGAAGTTTCAGAATGGCAGCTTAAAGAGTTGGGGATCAAAAAGTCTTCTCATAGGGCGACCATTATTAGCAGTTTAACGTTGCTCAGGGCGAAATATCACG AAAATGTTCCGAAGAAAGCGATGCTTAGACATAGTGTCGCTGTGGAGCCGAGGAGGAAAATTGGGAGAGAGGACACCCT AACCGACTTGAGGATCGTCAGTGACGCGATCCAAAGCAAAAGCCTTAGCAATCTAATTAACATG GATACGTCGGCTGATCCCAATGCAAACGCCGCCGACCTCCGGAAGGCTCTCGAATGGGAACTATCTCTGGATAGCCGGGATCTGCGGTCACATGCTTGGTACCATGGAGCTATCCCTCGGGCTAGAGCTGAGGACATAGTGAAGGAAGACGGATGTTTCTTG ATCCGAGATTGCACCTCGCAGCCTGGAAACTACGTTTTGACTTGCCGCACCAAAGGCCATCCCTTGCATTTTGTTATAAACAAGATGTTTCTGCAACCTGATACAGTCTACGAACGCATTCAATATCAATTTGAAGACGAAGCATTCGACACTATACAGGACTTAATAACTTTCTACGTCG GCTCAGGAAAACCCATAACCGTAGTGTCAGAAGCCCGTATTCAAACTCCGGTTAACCGAATGTATCCCCTTTCATTCTACGCGAGTAAATATCCCACTCCCCTTCCCAGTCGACTGTCCTCCCCTGCAACAACCCCAGTTGGAGGTATGCAGTACCGACACGGCCCTTTGCAAGGTTCTCGGCCTAGCTGCTCGCCTACGAGGAGAGACGGAGCTCCAAG GCTGCCTTCAAAGAAACAACGCTCGCATTCTTTGACTCCTGCAGAGGCCAATCGCATGTCACAGGAGAAATGTAATAGTGCCGATGGAGTGATTCAGTCTCCTTTGATGACGAGGTCGGTGGGGGCGGAAAGTGGGAAGTTCTCCACACACTCTTTACCTCGTACTACGCATAATACAAGACTAACCTTGTCAAGTAGTGCTAACACTTTAGGCAGACACTGTAG GATAACTAGTGATCCAACTTTGTCTCCATGTGCAGAACGGCGGTGCACAACTGATGACTCGGGAATCGAGTCTCCACCTCCTAAACCCTCTCGACTGCCAATTCTCCCTCGCACCGACTCTATAGAGTCAGCAACACTGGGTTATCCCCCTAGTTTGCAAAGGGTCACCTCATACCATGCGAGCGGTTCTGATTCGGGCAACGGATCAGGGGATTCAGCTCTAAGCTCAGCTGCAGGAGACCCCTTAGACCTCCCACCCAAAGGCGTGGTGATTAAAAACCCTCGTTACAACATGGCAACCTCCGAGTCTTCGACAACACTGAAGAACTTCGTTCAAATGGATTATTTGGAGATCGAAGAGAAGTTGATGGAGCTTCCAGAAGTGCGATCCATGGATTTTGGTAGTAGATTTGATTTGGAGAATTTCCAAACGCTGCTTCTACCGGCCAATGAGAATAAACCTTTAGACGGACAGGCGCTGCGCAGTATCAAGATGACTTTAGCGGAATCGGGGTCTCGAATTTTGGCCAATCACCTTACGAGGACAGATTTAGATTTGGTGTTCGGAAAATATGAGGGCGACAGCTATCAGACGAGACTATGTGGAGGAGTGGAGCTTTGTGCGTTGGCCCACGGGACCCGGTTTAGGACGGATTTAATTGAAAG GACCGAATGTTTGAAGCTTTTAGTGGCAGTTAGCATTCTGACTTGTGCAGATGACTTAGAGCGAACAGAAACATTGAATAAATGGATAGAAGTGGCAAATGATACGAAAACTGCCCTGGGGAACCTCTATGGTTTCTGTGGGATCATGTTGGGCCTGTGTTTACCACAGGCAC AAAAACTGGACACGACGTGGCACATGCTGCGCCAAAAATACACCGATTCTGCCTTTAATTTCGAGGCTAAATTGCGGCCCACCTTGAAACATATGAACAGTTGCTCAAATCCCCAAGCCCCAAACACAACAATCCCCCATTTATTACCGTTGATTCTCATCCTTGAGCGGGATCTGCCAGACTTCCTTAATCCCGTGAATCAGAGCCAACTAGCCAACAGTTGCTTGAACCAATGGGAATTAAATACACAAGATTTTGGCCTGACTACACTTCTCAACCACTTGCAAACGGCCAGGAAGTACACCGAGATGCAACAGATGTACCAGAGGAATGCGGAAATTGTCCTGGGGGAAGCTCGAATGGAAGAACTGACTTTGGACATGTTCAAAACCGAATTTCACTTGAAATTCTTGTGGGGGAGCAGAGGATGTTTCGCGAATGCTTCAGAAAGACATGCGAAGTTCGAGCAGATTCTTTCATTGATGACGGAGAAGTGTTGTAATGTTAAAAACAACAGTGAAGTGTAG
- the LOC136411102 gene encoding breast cancer anti-estrogen resistance protein 3 homolog isoform X3 — translation MGKSASKLKKRPSIHSLSWSKFGSLPRRKSGRLAKETKDVTSSPKTKHKDIKQWLKDLDLEQYAPQFEKYQGVENLLEVSEWQLKELGIKKSSHRATIISSLTLLRAKYHENVPKKAMLRHSVAVEPRRKIGREDTLTDLRIVSDAIQSKSLSNLINMDTSADPNANAADLRKALEWELSLDSRDLRSHAWYHGAIPRARAEDIVKEDGCFLIRDCTSQPGNYVLTCRTKGHPLHFVINKMFLQPDTVYERIQYQFEDEAFDTIQDLITFYVGSGKPITVVSEARIQTPVNRMYPLSFYASKYPTPLPSRLSSPATTPVGGMQYRHGPLQGSRPSCSPTRRDGAPRLPSKKQRSHSLTPAEANRMSQEKCNSADGVIQSPLMTRSVGAESGKFSTHSLPRTTHNTRLTLSSSANTLGRHCRITSDPTLSPCAERRCTTDDSGIESPPPKPSRLPILPRTDSIESATLGYPPSLQRVTSYHASGSDSGNGSGDSALSSAAGDPLDLPPKGVVIKNPRYNMATSESSTTLKNFVQMDYLEIEEKLMELPEVRSMDFGSRFDLENFQTLLLPANENKPLDGQALRSIKMTLAESGSRILANHLTRTDLDLVFGKYEGDSYQTRLCGGVELCALAHGTRFRTDLIERTECLKLLVAVSILTCADDLERTETLNKWIEVANDTKTALGNLYGFCGIMLGLCLPQAQKLDTTWHMLRQKYTDSAFNFEAKLRPTLKHMNSCSNPQAPNTTIPHLLPLILILERDLPDFLNPVNQSQLANSCLNQWELNTQDFGLTTLLNHLQTARKYTEMQQMYQRNAEIVLGEARMEELTLDMFKTEFHLKFLWGSRGCFANASERHAKFEQILSLMTEKCCNVKNNSEV, via the exons gTCTTTCTTGGTCCAAATTCGGCTCGCTACCCCGTCGGAAATCCGGTCGTTTGGCTAAAGAAACCAAGGATGTCACTTCCAGTCCCAAAACGAAACACAAAGACATCAAACAATGGCTCAAAGATCTGGATCTGGAGCAGTATGCACCGCAGTTCGAGAAATACCAGGGAGTTGAAAATCTCTTGGAAGTTTCAGAATGGCAGCTTAAAGAGTTGGGGATCAAAAAGTCTTCTCATAGGGCGACCATTATTAGCAGTTTAACGTTGCTCAGGGCGAAATATCACG AAAATGTTCCGAAGAAAGCGATGCTTAGACATAGTGTCGCTGTGGAGCCGAGGAGGAAAATTGGGAGAGAGGACACCCT AACCGACTTGAGGATCGTCAGTGACGCGATCCAAAGCAAAAGCCTTAGCAATCTAATTAACATG GATACGTCGGCTGATCCCAATGCAAACGCCGCCGACCTCCGGAAGGCTCTCGAATGGGAACTATCTCTGGATAGCCGGGATCTGCGGTCACATGCTTGGTACCATGGAGCTATCCCTCGGGCTAGAGCTGAGGACATAGTGAAGGAAGACGGATGTTTCTTG ATCCGAGATTGCACCTCGCAGCCTGGAAACTACGTTTTGACTTGCCGCACCAAAGGCCATCCCTTGCATTTTGTTATAAACAAGATGTTTCTGCAACCTGATACAGTCTACGAACGCATTCAATATCAATTTGAAGACGAAGCATTCGACACTATACAGGACTTAATAACTTTCTACGTCG GCTCAGGAAAACCCATAACCGTAGTGTCAGAAGCCCGTATTCAAACTCCGGTTAACCGAATGTATCCCCTTTCATTCTACGCGAGTAAATATCCCACTCCCCTTCCCAGTCGACTGTCCTCCCCTGCAACAACCCCAGTTGGAGGTATGCAGTACCGACACGGCCCTTTGCAAGGTTCTCGGCCTAGCTGCTCGCCTACGAGGAGAGACGGAGCTCCAAG GCTGCCTTCAAAGAAACAACGCTCGCATTCTTTGACTCCTGCAGAGGCCAATCGCATGTCACAGGAGAAATGTAATAGTGCCGATGGAGTGATTCAGTCTCCTTTGATGACGAGGTCGGTGGGGGCGGAAAGTGGGAAGTTCTCCACACACTCTTTACCTCGTACTACGCATAATACAAGACTAACCTTGTCAAGTAGTGCTAACACTTTAGGCAGACACTGTAG GATAACTAGTGATCCAACTTTGTCTCCATGTGCAGAACGGCGGTGCACAACTGATGACTCGGGAATCGAGTCTCCACCTCCTAAACCCTCTCGACTGCCAATTCTCCCTCGCACCGACTCTATAGAGTCAGCAACACTGGGTTATCCCCCTAGTTTGCAAAGGGTCACCTCATACCATGCGAGCGGTTCTGATTCGGGCAACGGATCAGGGGATTCAGCTCTAAGCTCAGCTGCAGGAGACCCCTTAGACCTCCCACCCAAAGGCGTGGTGATTAAAAACCCTCGTTACAACATGGCAACCTCCGAGTCTTCGACAACACTGAAGAACTTCGTTCAAATGGATTATTTGGAGATCGAAGAGAAGTTGATGGAGCTTCCAGAAGTGCGATCCATGGATTTTGGTAGTAGATTTGATTTGGAGAATTTCCAAACGCTGCTTCTACCGGCCAATGAGAATAAACCTTTAGACGGACAGGCGCTGCGCAGTATCAAGATGACTTTAGCGGAATCGGGGTCTCGAATTTTGGCCAATCACCTTACGAGGACAGATTTAGATTTGGTGTTCGGAAAATATGAGGGCGACAGCTATCAGACGAGACTATGTGGAGGAGTGGAGCTTTGTGCGTTGGCCCACGGGACCCGGTTTAGGACGGATTTAATTGAAAG GACCGAATGTTTGAAGCTTTTAGTGGCAGTTAGCATTCTGACTTGTGCAGATGACTTAGAGCGAACAGAAACATTGAATAAATGGATAGAAGTGGCAAATGATACGAAAACTGCCCTGGGGAACCTCTATGGTTTCTGTGGGATCATGTTGGGCCTGTGTTTACCACAGGCAC AAAAACTGGACACGACGTGGCACATGCTGCGCCAAAAATACACCGATTCTGCCTTTAATTTCGAGGCTAAATTGCGGCCCACCTTGAAACATATGAACAGTTGCTCAAATCCCCAAGCCCCAAACACAACAATCCCCCATTTATTACCGTTGATTCTCATCCTTGAGCGGGATCTGCCAGACTTCCTTAATCCCGTGAATCAGAGCCAACTAGCCAACAGTTGCTTGAACCAATGGGAATTAAATACACAAGATTTTGGCCTGACTACACTTCTCAACCACTTGCAAACGGCCAGGAAGTACACCGAGATGCAACAGATGTACCAGAGGAATGCGGAAATTGTCCTGGGGGAAGCTCGAATGGAAGAACTGACTTTGGACATGTTCAAAACCGAATTTCACTTGAAATTCTTGTGGGGGAGCAGAGGATGTTTCGCGAATGCTTCAGAAAGACATGCGAAGTTCGAGCAGATTCTTTCATTGATGACGGAGAAGTGTTGTAATGTTAAAAACAACAGTGAAGTGTAG
- the LOC136411102 gene encoding breast cancer anti-estrogen resistance protein 3 homolog isoform X5, which produces MSLPVPKRNTKTSNNGSKIWIWSISEWQLKELGIKKSSHRATIISSLTLLRAKYHENVPKKAMLRHSVAVEPRRKIGREDTLTDLRIVSDAIQSKSLSNLINMDTSADPNANAADLRKALEWELSLDSRDLRSHAWYHGAIPRARAEDIVKEDGCFLIRDCTSQPGNYVLTCRTKGHPLHFVINKMFLQPDTVYERIQYQFEDEAFDTIQDLITFYVGSGKPITVVSEARIQTPVNRMYPLSFYASKYPTPLPSRLSSPATTPVGGMQYRHGPLQGSRPSCSPTRRDGAPRLPSKKQRSHSLTPAEANRMSQEKCNSADGVIQSPLMTRSVGAESGKFSTHSLPRTTHNTRLTLSSSANTLGRHCRITSDPTLSPCAERRCTTDDSGIESPPPKPSRLPILPRTDSIESATLGYPPSLQRVTSYHASGSDSGNGSGDSALSSAAGDPLDLPPKGVVIKNPRYNMATSESSTTLKNFVQMDYLEIEEKLMELPEVRSMDFGSRFDLENFQTLLLPANENKPLDGQALRSIKMTLAESGSRILANHLTRTDLDLVFGKYEGDSYQTRLCGGVELCALAHGTRFRTDLIERTECLKLLVAVSILTCADDLERTETLNKWIEVANDTKTALGNLYGFCGIMLGLCLPQAQKLDTTWHMLRQKYTDSAFNFEAKLRPTLKHMNSCSNPQAPNTTIPHLLPLILILERDLPDFLNPVNQSQLANSCLNQWELNTQDFGLTTLLNHLQTARKYTEMQQMYQRNAEIVLGEARMEELTLDMFKTEFHLKFLWGSRGCFANASERHAKFEQILSLMTEKCCNVKNNSEV; this is translated from the exons ATGTCACTTCCAGTCCCAAAACGAAACACAAAGACATCAAACAATGGCTCAAAGATCTGGATCTGGAGCA TTTCAGAATGGCAGCTTAAAGAGTTGGGGATCAAAAAGTCTTCTCATAGGGCGACCATTATTAGCAGTTTAACGTTGCTCAGGGCGAAATATCACG AAAATGTTCCGAAGAAAGCGATGCTTAGACATAGTGTCGCTGTGGAGCCGAGGAGGAAAATTGGGAGAGAGGACACCCT AACCGACTTGAGGATCGTCAGTGACGCGATCCAAAGCAAAAGCCTTAGCAATCTAATTAACATG GATACGTCGGCTGATCCCAATGCAAACGCCGCCGACCTCCGGAAGGCTCTCGAATGGGAACTATCTCTGGATAGCCGGGATCTGCGGTCACATGCTTGGTACCATGGAGCTATCCCTCGGGCTAGAGCTGAGGACATAGTGAAGGAAGACGGATGTTTCTTG ATCCGAGATTGCACCTCGCAGCCTGGAAACTACGTTTTGACTTGCCGCACCAAAGGCCATCCCTTGCATTTTGTTATAAACAAGATGTTTCTGCAACCTGATACAGTCTACGAACGCATTCAATATCAATTTGAAGACGAAGCATTCGACACTATACAGGACTTAATAACTTTCTACGTCG GCTCAGGAAAACCCATAACCGTAGTGTCAGAAGCCCGTATTCAAACTCCGGTTAACCGAATGTATCCCCTTTCATTCTACGCGAGTAAATATCCCACTCCCCTTCCCAGTCGACTGTCCTCCCCTGCAACAACCCCAGTTGGAGGTATGCAGTACCGACACGGCCCTTTGCAAGGTTCTCGGCCTAGCTGCTCGCCTACGAGGAGAGACGGAGCTCCAAG GCTGCCTTCAAAGAAACAACGCTCGCATTCTTTGACTCCTGCAGAGGCCAATCGCATGTCACAGGAGAAATGTAATAGTGCCGATGGAGTGATTCAGTCTCCTTTGATGACGAGGTCGGTGGGGGCGGAAAGTGGGAAGTTCTCCACACACTCTTTACCTCGTACTACGCATAATACAAGACTAACCTTGTCAAGTAGTGCTAACACTTTAGGCAGACACTGTAG GATAACTAGTGATCCAACTTTGTCTCCATGTGCAGAACGGCGGTGCACAACTGATGACTCGGGAATCGAGTCTCCACCTCCTAAACCCTCTCGACTGCCAATTCTCCCTCGCACCGACTCTATAGAGTCAGCAACACTGGGTTATCCCCCTAGTTTGCAAAGGGTCACCTCATACCATGCGAGCGGTTCTGATTCGGGCAACGGATCAGGGGATTCAGCTCTAAGCTCAGCTGCAGGAGACCCCTTAGACCTCCCACCCAAAGGCGTGGTGATTAAAAACCCTCGTTACAACATGGCAACCTCCGAGTCTTCGACAACACTGAAGAACTTCGTTCAAATGGATTATTTGGAGATCGAAGAGAAGTTGATGGAGCTTCCAGAAGTGCGATCCATGGATTTTGGTAGTAGATTTGATTTGGAGAATTTCCAAACGCTGCTTCTACCGGCCAATGAGAATAAACCTTTAGACGGACAGGCGCTGCGCAGTATCAAGATGACTTTAGCGGAATCGGGGTCTCGAATTTTGGCCAATCACCTTACGAGGACAGATTTAGATTTGGTGTTCGGAAAATATGAGGGCGACAGCTATCAGACGAGACTATGTGGAGGAGTGGAGCTTTGTGCGTTGGCCCACGGGACCCGGTTTAGGACGGATTTAATTGAAAG GACCGAATGTTTGAAGCTTTTAGTGGCAGTTAGCATTCTGACTTGTGCAGATGACTTAGAGCGAACAGAAACATTGAATAAATGGATAGAAGTGGCAAATGATACGAAAACTGCCCTGGGGAACCTCTATGGTTTCTGTGGGATCATGTTGGGCCTGTGTTTACCACAGGCAC AAAAACTGGACACGACGTGGCACATGCTGCGCCAAAAATACACCGATTCTGCCTTTAATTTCGAGGCTAAATTGCGGCCCACCTTGAAACATATGAACAGTTGCTCAAATCCCCAAGCCCCAAACACAACAATCCCCCATTTATTACCGTTGATTCTCATCCTTGAGCGGGATCTGCCAGACTTCCTTAATCCCGTGAATCAGAGCCAACTAGCCAACAGTTGCTTGAACCAATGGGAATTAAATACACAAGATTTTGGCCTGACTACACTTCTCAACCACTTGCAAACGGCCAGGAAGTACACCGAGATGCAACAGATGTACCAGAGGAATGCGGAAATTGTCCTGGGGGAAGCTCGAATGGAAGAACTGACTTTGGACATGTTCAAAACCGAATTTCACTTGAAATTCTTGTGGGGGAGCAGAGGATGTTTCGCGAATGCTTCAGAAAGACATGCGAAGTTCGAGCAGATTCTTTCATTGATGACGGAGAAGTGTTGTAATGTTAAAAACAACAGTGAAGTGTAG